In one window of Helianthus annuus cultivar XRQ/B chromosome 17, HanXRQr2.0-SUNRISE, whole genome shotgun sequence DNA:
- the LOC110921795 gene encoding midasin-like, translating to MGKASANVLFDSLHNSCCDLDVQKNPELESFRSILEFMGRISIKKALTDQRPIYRSHIDRFWKNATYDEENKVISSVVEVHGKMETILVTEALVREVVNFPDEANYPTRFPERMVKGCMLRLGYRGALNTGNYLKSKFQKSFKFLIHCILISLSHTKGSYDQMRDYQMNMLTALVLNKKYNFSHIVFHYMAENITTKVRAWKYPRFVQMLIDHAYPEIDRNIKDDLLVQAHMSNKTLKQLVNYHPNHPEPTLVVEPFGCIKDAKYVDPDPVNHQNWRNEEEMKEAIYADELKILENFKTTKNEWYVKEFGRRRRLATPTAEQGEGSSSKPKKKQKKTARTMLLDEPEEDNPVVDVEKEQDVNAEDVPSNTDVLIDIDMLETGPDFVANVVQTVTAEVQKEKEKVIDDIEGDDMDKDTTSSSSSSDDEVVDENERQRRMKEEIEKEKLLRKRKRLEKDDDAPYVPSPEHVTESQSTPKVRRKAGGRKKATPKIRVSKRPQKIVQKKQPEKESQKPPTPPHEPTPPQSPIHQSPPRQPTPPQQSSPPRLPTPPRQPSPTPQSTPPQQPTLFSSQDLFGTPPLTQLQPGSSSRGLQTPQDNLLDIGDFGFANNDQVLKLEKKMENVIAENKKLATENKKVADREKLLAARVQKLESENKELVKKVEADQTEIDILKVRVTELEEEKNRRDDQNEYFKLKNKELAASKALRDHEFYMLNRVVESMLGTSVNQKFEELKVQDLRAERQAEIER from the exons atgggcaag GCTTCGGCGAATGTCTTATTTGATTCTTTACACAATAGTTGTTGTGACTTAGATGTTCAGAAAAATCCTGAGTTAGAGAGTTTCAGGAGTATCTTGGAGTTTATGGGTCGTATTTCTATCAAGAAAGCTTTGACTGATCAAAGGCCTATCTACAGATCGCACATTGATCgattctggaaaaatgccacatACGATGAGGAAAATAAAGTAATTTCTTCGGTGGTGGAAGTTCATGGAAAGATGGAAACAATTTTGGTGACTGAAGCTCTAGTACGCGAAGTGGTCAACTTTCCTGATGAAGCTAATTATCCAACACGGTTTCCCGAAAGGATGGTGAAAGGGTGTATGCTGAGGTTGGGATACAGAGGAGCTTTAAATACCGGAAATTATCTAAAGTCGAAGTTCCAGAAGTCTTTCAAGTTTCTCATTCACTGTATTTTGATTTCCTTAAGTCATACGAAAGGAAGTTACGACCAAATGAGAGACTATCAGATGAACATGTTGACAGCTTTGGTATTGAATAAGAAATATAACTTCTCTCACATCGTTTTTCACTACATGGCAGAGAACATTACTACCAAAGTCAGGGCGTGGAAGTATCCAAGGTTTGTACAAATGTTGATAGATCACGCATATCCGGAGATTGATAGGAATATTAAAGACGATTTATTGGTGCAAGCTCACATGTCTAACAAGACACTAAAGCAGTTAGTGAATTATCATCCGAATCATCCAGAGCCAACACTTGTTGTCGAGCCATTTGGTTGTATTAAAGATGCAAAATATGTTGATCCGGATCCAGTGAATCATCAAAACTGGAGGAATGAGGAAGAAATGAAAGAGGCAATATATGCTGATGAGCTGAAGATTCTCGAAAATTTCAAAACCACGAAGAATGAATGGTACGTGAAAGAGTTTGGGAGAAGACGCAGATTGGCGACTCCTACAGCAGAACAGGGTGAAGGATCATCGTCTAaaccaaagaagaaacaaaagaaaacggcTCGAACTATGTTGTTAGATGAGCCTGAAGAAGACAATcctgttgttgatgttgaaaaggaacAAGATGTAAATGCTGAAGATGTTCCATCTAACACTGATGTTTTGATTGATATTGATATGCTTGAAACAGGGCCAGATTTTGTTGCAAATGTTGTACAGACTGTAACTGCTGaagttcagaaagagaaagaaaaggttATAGATGATATTGAAGGTGACGATATGGACAAAGACACAACtagttcatcaagttcatcagATGACGAAGTTGTAGATGAGAATGAACGTCAGAGAAGGATGAAGGAGGAGATAGAAAAAGAGAAGTTGctcaggaaaaggaaaagattagAAAAGGATGATGATGCTCCTTATGTTCCTTCACCAGAGCATGTTACTGAATCACAATCAACTCCAAAAGTTAGAAGGAAAGCTGGTGGTCGAAAGAAAGCAACTCCAAAGATCAGAGTTTCGAAGAGACCTCAGAAGATTGTGCAAAAGAAGCAACCAGAAAAAGAAAGTCAAAAGCCTCCTACACCTCCACatgaaccaacaccaccacaatcaccTATTCACCAATCTCCACCAAGACAACCTACCCCTCCACAACAATCATCACCACCCAGACTTCCCACACctccaagacaaccatcacctactcctcaatcaacaccaccacaacaaccaacACTTTTCTCTTCACAAGATTTATTCGGTACACCTCCACTCACTCAATTGCAACCTGGTTCTTCTAGCAGAGGTCTTCAAACTCCGCAAGATAATTTGTTGGATATTGGTGACTTTGGTTTTGCAAACAATGATCAAGTGTTGAAGTTGGAAAAGAAAATGGAGAATGTGATAGCTGAAAACAAGAAGTTGGCAACTGAGAATAAGAAGGTAGCTGATAGAGAAAAACTTCTTGCGGCTCGTGTGCAGAAGTTAGAAAGTGAAAATAAAGAGTTGGTGAAGAAAGTTGAAGCTGATCAAACAGAGATTGATATCTTAAAGGTTCGTGTGACTGagcttgaagaagaaaagaatcGACGTGATGATCAGAATGAATACTTCAAGCTAAAAAACAAAGAGCTTGCAGCATCTAAGGCTTTAAGGGATCATGAATTCTATATGCTGAACAGAGTAGTAGAAAGCATGCTTGGAACGTCGGTCAATCAAAAGTTTGAAGAATTGAAAGTTCAAGACCTTCGAGCTGAACGTCAAGCTGAAATAGAAAGATAA